Genomic window (Desulforapulum autotrophicum HRM2):
GTTTCTTGTCCTGCTGCCGCCATCCGTGCAGGCATGCTTGGCATTGTTGATCAGGTTCAGCAAAATCTGCAGAACCTTGTGTTTGTCAACTGTGATGGGGGGTACTGCCTTGTATTGCCGTTGTACTGTGACTTCGTTCCGGGTCAGTTCGTCGGCATTGAGCTTGAGTGCATCTTCCATCAGTTGATCCGGGGAAATGGTTTCAAAAACCCCGGAAACCCGGCCGTAGGTTTGCTGCATGGTCACAATTTCCTTGATATGCTCGATTCGGTCATGGAGCGCTTCGGATTCTGTGGACATGAGGTGATGCTCTTCCTGGAGGGCGGTTGCAAGGGCGGTCAGGTAGGCCGGGATCTTTGCACCCCTGGGATCTTCGACAAAGAACCGGCCCAGGTCATCCCCTGATTCGGCTATCATGCCAGCTACCCTGGCAACCTTATCCACCCGGGATTCACGGAGCTGGTCCCTGATAAGGGTACACGAGACATTGACACTGTTCAGGACATTGCCCACATTGTGAAGCACACCAGTGGCCACCTCGGCCATGCCAGCTGCCCGTGATACTTCCACAAGGGAGCCCTGGACTGCGGCAAGTTCGGTCAATGCCTCTTCCTTGGCATTAACCTGGGTTTCAAGTTCCTTTGTTCGTTCCTGGACCCGTTGTTCCAGAGTGGCCTTGGCTTCCAGCAGGGCTTCCTGGGTTCGCTGGCGGACAATGGTGGCACCGAGCATGTCTGCACCTGCGCGCAGGCTGTCTTTTTCAGGTTCGGTCCATTCACGGTCCCGAACGCAGTCATCCAGCCCCAGGATTCCCCACCAGATGCCTTCCACAAAAACTGGAATAACAATAAGGGAACGGATGCCCTGGGGTTCTAGCACAGTCCGTTCAGCCGGGCTCATTTTTGAAACCGGTCCGCTGATGATATCGTTGTTGCCAAGCACCGAGATCCAATGGGCAAAACCTGTGTCAATGTAAGGCAGATTCTGCAGGTCCGGGTTGGACAGCTGGGGATCGACGCCCTGGACCCACTCAAAGCGAAGGGATGTGCATAAACGACCAGCCTCGTCCAGGTGGTTTTTAAAGATATAGGCCCGGTCAGCATCGGCTGCCTGGCCGATTTTTTCCAGTACTGAGTCGATGGTGTTTTGCCACCGTGAGGTCTGCATGAATTTCTGGGCGGCAAAGCGGACGCTCTCCAGAATGTGATCCCGGCGCAGCAGGGCTTCAGTCATGACATTTACTGATTCGGCGAGGCTGCCCAGTTCATCGTGCCGGTTTAGGTCTGTCCGCACGGACAGATCTCCCCCTGCTATTTGCCGCACGAGTTCGCGCAGACGCAGAATGGGCCGGACCAGTTTTCCGGCATAGAGCAGGGAGACGATAAGACTTAACGCAGCGCACCCCAATGCCAGAAGAATGGTGTTGCGGTACAGGGCGGTGACACTCTGGTCATATCCTTTCAGGGACAGTCCCACATGAATCCATCCCCATTCAATGCCTGAGTAGTCAAAGGGCTGGGCATAATGAAAGGTCCGGCGATTGAACAGGGGAACCATTGCAATGCTGCCGAAAGGCTCCCGTTTATGGGGATGCCAGTACGCCTCGGCCTTGGGCTCAATTCTCCAGCCGTTTTTTTTCGATGGCCAGGGCGAACCCGTCGTTTTTCATGACAATCAAAAAATCGAGATCAGGATCGCCGGCCAGCAGGGTCTGACTGGCACTGACCACACTGGCATAGTCTTCGTTGATGGCGGCACCTGCAGCGACATCATGCAGGGCTACGGCCACACTGTTTGCCTTGGATTCAAGGTTTTTGAGAAATATTTTTTTCTGCTGAGGAATCGTCAGCAGCACAAAGACGAGCAAGGTGGTCATGGCCACCAGCCAGGACATCAGGGCGATGCGCAGGGCAATACCCATGCTGCGTCTTTTGGTGGGTGTTCCAGGGACTGTGGGTGTTTTCGTTGTCAGGGCTGATTTCATGGCCGCACCCTTCCATGCATAAGTTGCTGGTACCCTGTCTCAAACCCGCGCATTAAATCCGCCACTGTAAGTAGAAGGGCATCGAATTTTTCCTGGAGCATTGCGGTCTGCAGGTTTTCATTTGCATTGACCACTTCTACCTTTGTCATAACTGAAAGTGTCTGCTCTTTGCCAATCGTGGTCACCCAGGATTTGAAGGCCGCCGTATAATCGTTGTGGTTGATGGTGCCCAGGGTACTGGGAGAGAGGCCGACTCGGAAAACCTGCGGTTCCTGGCTTTTTACGATTTTTCCCCCAGTCATATCCAGGATGCAGAACAAGGTAAGGAGGATGAAAATACGTTTCATGGTTGTTGACCCTTGCGGGCAAGCTGTTTGTGGGTTGCAATCAGTTCCAGGGCCGTATCAAGGCTGGATGCGGGTTCAATAACAAGTTCATCAGATTGAAAGATGGTCAGTACCTGCTGGCCTGCCGGGGATTTTTTCAAGTCCTTTAAGCCTTTGATGAGCTTCTCCTTAAAAACTGGATTGTAATTAGCCCTGAAAGCAAAGATGGTCGGCACCATTTCAGGTGATTCGGCCAGGATGACAAGTTGCCTGGCCAGTTGCGGATTGAGTTCAGCCATTGTATCGAACCCGCCATGCGTAAGCACGCAGGCATCAACCCGTCCGAAGAATACCGGGAGAACTACTTTTGCCAGCTTGGATTCCCGATTGATCCTGCCAGTGAAATCCTTGGTTACCGGATGACCCTGCTGAGTCAGGAGCATGTCCAGCCACAGGGGTGCCAGGCAGGTGCGCGGGTTCGTATGAATCGTAAGGCTGCATCCGTCAAGGTCGGCAAGGGTTCTGACAGGACCCTTTTGGTGGGTCAACAATACGTAACGCTCGGAAATGCCCCCGGCGTTTACGGCCACAAAGAGTGGGTGAAATTTCACTTTCCTTTTAAGCTGATCATATTCGATGGTGGTGATGCCCACGGTATCCACCTGTTTCTCCAATAAGGATTCAAGCAGTGCATCCATGCCTTTAAAAATGACAGGAACCGGGTCCGTGGGAATGTTGTGTTCCATGGCGATCTGCCCACCCCATATTTTAACCGCTGCCCTGGCGTCGTTTTCATTCACATCCGCAAACATGGTGCTTGAAAATCCCATGCAATAGGTGAATTCCCGTGTTTCAGCTGCCCTGGTGGACCCCTGAAACGTCCCCAGGATCAACAGCAAAATCAGCCCTACGGCAATTTGATACCTGAAATCCCTTATTCCAGGAAAGGCAGCCGGCTGAACCTTGGCCAGGCCGTAAGCGACACCAGGGATATTTAACAGACGCCGGGTTGCTGGTTCATGGTTTTGCCGTTGCATCGGTATCGGCTCCTTCCATTCGTTTATCACATAATCGCCGGTGTTCTGCAAGCAGTTCAAGGGCACTGTCCAGGGAACTGACTGGGTGTTCTTCAAGGCTGTCTGTCTGGAATAACGTCAGGATCTGCCGGCCGGCAGGATTAAGATGCCAGAGGGACAGCTCATCCATGACCTCTTGCCGAACCGGAGTGTTGTAGTCGGCACGGAAACAGAAGAGTATCGGTACGACCGGGG
Coding sequences:
- a CDS encoding phosphate/phosphite/phosphonate ABC transporter substrate-binding protein — its product is MQRQNHEPATRRLLNIPGVAYGLAKVQPAAFPGIRDFRYQIAVGLILLLILGTFQGSTRAAETREFTYCMGFSSTMFADVNENDARAAVKIWGGQIAMEHNIPTDPVPVIFKGMDALLESLLEKQVDTVGITTIEYDQLKRKVKFHPLFVAVNAGGISERYVLLTHQKGPVRTLADLDGCSLTIHTNPRTCLAPLWLDMLLTQQGHPVTKDFTGRINRESKLAKVVLPVFFGRVDACVLTHGGFDTMAELNPQLARQLVILAESPEMVPTIFAFRANYNPVFKEKLIKGLKDLKKSPAGQQVLTIFQSDELVIEPASSLDTALELIATHKQLARKGQQP
- a CDS encoding ATP-binding protein, with protein sequence MVPLFNRRTFHYAQPFDYSGIEWGWIHVGLSLKGYDQSVTALYRNTILLALGCAALSLIVSLLYAGKLVRPILRLRELVRQIAGGDLSVRTDLNRHDELGSLAESVNVMTEALLRRDHILESVRFAAQKFMQTSRWQNTIDSVLEKIGQAADADRAYIFKNHLDEAGRLCTSLRFEWVQGVDPQLSNPDLQNLPYIDTGFAHWISVLGNNDIISGPVSKMSPAERTVLEPQGIRSLIVIPVFVEGIWWGILGLDDCVRDREWTEPEKDSLRAGADMLGATIVRQRTQEALLEAKATLEQRVQERTKELETQVNAKEEALTELAAVQGSLVEVSRAAGMAEVATGVLHNVGNVLNSVNVSCTLIRDQLRESRVDKVARVAGMIAESGDDLGRFFVEDPRGAKIPAYLTALATALQEEHHLMSTESEALHDRIEHIKEIVTMQQTYGRVSGVFETISPDQLMEDALKLNADELTRNEVTVQRQYKAVPPITVDKHKVLQILLNLINNAKHACTDGGSRTRNMTLRIFNSNHGRLAIQVSDNGMGIVPENLTRIFHHGFTTRKSGHGFGLHSGALAARELGGSLIAESDGPGLGATFTLELPCHLISNPDSPSAISS